One window from the genome of Roseomonas haemaphysalidis encodes:
- a CDS encoding ABC transporter substrate-binding protein — translation MFMTRRQALLSSAGVMLAGLLPALPAAAQAPAATPRKGGVLTIHLGSEQRILNPALRASTGVYVITSKIIEGLVDLGTSGRPEPVLATSWEASEDGKTVTFKLRDGVKWHDGKPFTSADVQYSAMEQWKVHLNYGTTLQLYLEAVDTPDPLTAVFRYSRPMPLNLLLRALCDLGYIVPKHVFAGSNVLENPANTAPIGTGPFKFVEYQRGQYVIAERNPDYWREGFPYLDRIVWRFITDRAAATAALETGAVQISAYNGLPLADLDRLRTDPRFEVSTRGVEANVFNNTLEFNTRRKELADVRVRRAIVHAIDVPFFLENFLYGLGKPATGPIPSLSPEFFPNNPVPYPFDKAKAEALLDEAGFRRGAGGVRFTLRMVPIQNGEDVPLLATFVQQSLQQVGIRVEIVQLDIAGALTAVYRDWNFDLATGWHQYRGDPAVSTTVWYRSGSPKGAPWTNQYGWQSDTVDQLIDRAATELDPARRKALYAEFVKAVNEEIPVAMLTERPFYTATSNKVQNHHTTPRWDSGDCHDTWLAP, via the coding sequence ATGTTCATGACCCGCCGCCAGGCCCTGTTGTCTTCCGCCGGAGTGATGCTGGCCGGCCTCCTGCCGGCACTGCCCGCTGCCGCCCAGGCCCCGGCCGCCACGCCCCGCAAGGGCGGCGTGCTGACCATCCACCTGGGTTCCGAGCAGCGCATCCTGAATCCCGCGCTGCGGGCTTCCACCGGCGTCTACGTGATCACCAGCAAGATCATCGAGGGGCTGGTGGACCTTGGCACCAGCGGCCGGCCGGAGCCGGTGCTGGCGACATCGTGGGAAGCCAGTGAGGACGGCAAGACCGTCACCTTCAAGCTGCGCGACGGCGTGAAGTGGCATGACGGCAAGCCCTTCACCTCCGCCGACGTGCAGTATTCGGCGATGGAGCAGTGGAAGGTGCACCTGAACTACGGCACCACGCTGCAGCTCTACCTGGAAGCGGTGGACACGCCGGACCCGCTGACGGCGGTGTTCCGCTATTCCCGCCCCATGCCGCTGAACCTCCTGCTGCGCGCGTTGTGCGACCTGGGCTACATCGTGCCCAAGCATGTCTTCGCCGGCAGCAACGTGCTGGAAAACCCGGCCAACACGGCGCCGATCGGCACCGGGCCGTTCAAGTTCGTGGAATACCAGCGCGGGCAATACGTGATCGCCGAACGCAACCCGGACTACTGGCGCGAGGGCTTTCCCTACCTGGACCGCATCGTGTGGCGCTTCATCACCGACCGCGCGGCGGCGACGGCGGCGCTTGAAACGGGGGCGGTGCAGATCTCGGCCTATAACGGCCTGCCGCTGGCCGACCTCGACCGGCTGCGCACCGACCCGCGCTTCGAGGTCTCGACCCGCGGCGTGGAAGCCAACGTGTTCAACAACACGCTGGAATTCAACACGCGGCGCAAGGAGCTGGCGGATGTGCGCGTGCGCCGCGCCATCGTGCACGCCATCGACGTGCCGTTCTTCCTGGAGAACTTCCTGTACGGGCTGGGCAAGCCCGCCACGGGCCCGATCCCCTCGCTGTCGCCCGAGTTCTTCCCGAACAACCCCGTGCCCTACCCCTTCGACAAGGCCAAGGCCGAGGCGCTGCTGGACGAGGCCGGCTTCCGGCGCGGCGCCGGCGGCGTGCGCTTCACGCTGCGCATGGTGCCCATCCAGAACGGCGAGGACGTGCCGCTGCTGGCCACCTTCGTGCAGCAGTCGCTGCAGCAGGTGGGCATCCGGGTCGAGATCGTGCAGCTCGACATCGCGGGCGCGCTGACGGCGGTGTACCGCGACTGGAACTTCGACCTCGCCACCGGCTGGCACCAGTACCGCGGCGACCCGGCGGTCTCGACCACCGTGTGGTACCGCTCCGGCAGTCCCAAGGGCGCGCCCTGGACCAACCAGTACGGCTGGCAGTCCGACACCGTGGACCAGTTGATCGACCGCGCGGCGACGGAGCTGGACCCGGCCCGCCGCAAGGCGCTCTACGCCGAGTTCGTCAAGGCGGTGAACGAGGAGATCCCGGTGGCCATGCTGACCGAGCGGCCCTTCTACACCGCCACCAGCAACAAGGTGCAGAACCACCACACCACGCCGCGCTGGGATTCCGGCGACTGCCACGACACCTGGCTGGCCCCCTGA
- a CDS encoding aspartate aminotransferase family protein, which yields MIPALMPTYNRADLAFERGEGAWLWTTDGRRMLDFGSGIATTSIGHAHPHLVRTVAEQAAKVMHVSNLYRVPQAERLAQRLVDSSFADSVFFCNSGAEANEGMIKAVRKYHAENGHPEKFHAICFEGAFHGRTLATLSATGNEKYLAGFGPPVQGFEHVPFGNMNAVRDAIGPQTAAIMIEPIQGEGGVRPADLDFLRALRAACDEFGLLLALDEVQTGMGRSGKLWAHQWAGIEPDVMSAAKGIGGGFPLGAVLAKEHVAKHLKAGTHGTTYGGNPLACSAGNAVLDVILADGFLDQVDATARYLWDGLRQLVARHPTVVSGVRGAGLLLGLQCTPEVVNGEMQAAAVAEGLLTVAAGQNVLRLAPSLIIGRAEVDAAVEMLDRTFTKAAERLRAAAPAK from the coding sequence GTGATCCCCGCCCTGATGCCGACCTACAACCGTGCCGACCTCGCCTTTGAGCGGGGCGAGGGCGCCTGGCTGTGGACGACGGACGGCCGACGAATGCTGGATTTCGGGTCGGGCATCGCCACCACCTCCATCGGCCACGCGCATCCCCACCTGGTCCGCACCGTCGCCGAACAGGCGGCCAAGGTGATGCACGTGTCCAACCTGTACCGCGTGCCGCAGGCCGAGCGCCTGGCGCAGCGGCTGGTGGACAGCTCCTTCGCGGACAGCGTGTTCTTCTGCAACTCGGGCGCCGAGGCGAACGAGGGCATGATCAAGGCGGTGCGCAAGTACCACGCCGAGAACGGCCACCCGGAGAAGTTCCACGCCATCTGCTTCGAGGGCGCCTTCCACGGCCGGACGCTCGCCACCCTGTCGGCCACCGGCAACGAGAAGTACCTCGCCGGCTTCGGCCCGCCGGTGCAGGGCTTCGAGCACGTGCCCTTCGGCAACATGAACGCGGTGCGCGACGCCATCGGGCCGCAGACCGCCGCCATCATGATCGAGCCCATCCAGGGCGAGGGCGGCGTGCGACCGGCGGATCTCGACTTCCTGCGCGCGCTGCGCGCCGCCTGCGACGAGTTCGGCCTGCTGCTGGCGCTGGACGAGGTGCAGACCGGCATGGGGCGCTCCGGCAAGCTCTGGGCGCACCAGTGGGCGGGCATCGAGCCGGACGTGATGTCGGCGGCCAAGGGCATCGGCGGCGGCTTTCCGCTCGGCGCCGTGCTGGCCAAGGAGCATGTGGCGAAGCACCTGAAAGCCGGCACCCACGGCACCACCTATGGCGGCAACCCGCTGGCCTGCTCCGCCGGCAACGCGGTGCTGGACGTCATCCTGGCCGATGGCTTCCTGGACCAGGTGGATGCCACCGCGCGCTACCTGTGGGACGGCCTGCGCCAGCTGGTGGCGCGCCACCCCACCGTGGTCAGTGGCGTGCGCGGGGCGGGCTTGCTGCTCGGCCTGCAATGCACGCCGGAGGTGGTGAACGGCGAGATGCAGGCCGCCGCCGTGGCGGAAGGGCTGCTGACCGTCGCCGCCGGGCAGAACGTGCTGCGCCTGGCGCCCTCGCTGATCATCGGCCGCGCCGAGGTCGATGCGGCGGTGGAGATGCTGGACCGCACCTTCACCAAGGCGGCGGAGCGGCTGCGCGCGGCGGCACCGGCCAAGTGA
- the ubiM gene encoding 5-demethoxyubiquinol-8 5-hydroxylase UbiM produces the protein MQFDMVVVGGGPVGLAFACGLRGTGLSVAIVEPQPEAALAEPAVDGREIALTHRSQEILRRLGAWDRIPEGIPSPLRQAEVLNGGSPYALRFDTSGRDAEELGKLVPNHVIRRALFQSLPEGTTLLTGRRVTALRCDAEGTELVLDDGTVLRAGLAVGVDSRYSTFRGLAGIEAERVDFGKHMLVARMQHTRPHRHVATEWFDYGQTIAMLPLNGEMSSVVISLPPAEIARMKAMDGREFGAEVTRRYQSRLGPMQLAGGRHTYPLVATYAKRFAGQRLALLGDAAVGMHPVTAHGFNFGLHGQDILAGRIRAAVAQGRDFASGPVLRGYEAEHRTNTRALYLATNATAALYSSDRPAARLLRDVALRLGNRLKPVRGAIVSHLMEQPGR, from the coding sequence ATGCAGTTCGATATGGTGGTGGTGGGCGGTGGCCCGGTGGGGCTCGCCTTCGCCTGCGGGCTGCGCGGCACCGGCCTGTCCGTCGCGATCGTCGAGCCGCAGCCGGAAGCCGCGCTGGCCGAGCCGGCGGTGGACGGGCGCGAGATCGCCCTCACCCACCGTTCGCAGGAGATCCTGCGCCGCCTGGGCGCCTGGGACCGCATTCCCGAGGGCATCCCCTCCCCCCTGCGGCAGGCGGAAGTGCTGAACGGCGGCTCCCCCTACGCGCTGCGCTTCGACACCAGCGGCCGCGATGCGGAGGAACTGGGCAAGCTGGTGCCCAACCATGTGATCCGCCGTGCCCTGTTCCAGTCCCTGCCGGAAGGCACCACCCTGCTCACCGGCCGCCGCGTCACCGCGTTGCGGTGCGATGCCGAGGGCACCGAGCTGGTGCTGGACGACGGCACCGTGCTGCGGGCCGGCCTCGCGGTCGGGGTGGACAGCCGCTATTCCACCTTCCGCGGCTTGGCGGGCATCGAGGCCGAGCGCGTCGACTTCGGCAAGCACATGCTGGTGGCGCGCATGCAGCACACCCGCCCGCACCGCCACGTGGCCACGGAATGGTTCGACTACGGCCAGACCATCGCCATGCTGCCGCTGAATGGCGAGATGTCTTCCGTGGTGATCTCCCTGCCGCCCGCCGAGATCGCGCGCATGAAGGCGATGGACGGGCGCGAGTTCGGTGCCGAGGTGACGCGCCGCTACCAGTCCCGCCTCGGCCCCATGCAGCTCGCCGGCGGGCGCCACACCTATCCGCTGGTCGCCACCTACGCCAAGCGCTTCGCCGGCCAGCGGCTGGCGTTGCTGGGCGATGCCGCTGTGGGCATGCACCCCGTCACCGCGCATGGCTTCAACTTCGGGCTGCATGGCCAGGACATCCTGGCCGGCCGCATCCGCGCCGCCGTGGCGCAGGGGCGCGACTTCGCGTCCGGTCCCGTGCTGCGCGGCTATGAGGCCGAGCACCGCACCAACACCCGCGCCCTGTACCTGGCCACCAACGCCACCGCCGCGCTGTATTCCAGCGACCGCCCGGCGGCACGGCTGCTGCGCGACGTGGCGCTGCGCCTGGGCAACCGGCTGAAGCCGGTGCGCGGGGCGATCGTGTCGCATCTGATGGAGCAGCCGGGGCGGTGA
- a CDS encoding Hsp33 family molecular chaperone HslO, with product MTDPTLPYAPHDDDRPPVPSLAVADGIQPFHLRDKPVRGRLVKLGPLAEALLSRHDNPDVVRKLTGQALALTAGLATALKFQGSFSLQAKGDGAVPMLLADCTDAGTLRGYARAEPDRLALLNGADAEAGALLGSGYLAFTVDQGPDMERYQGIVSIEGETLADMTQHYFATSEQLASRVWLAAGQTPQGWRATALILERVAAEGGIDAVTSSAEHDDAWDTALALAATVKDSEMLDDALSAPQLLHRLFHAEGLVVDPPRPLAYGCRCSRAKLSGVLQGFGDADLDEMTQSGEISMTCEFCNTTFRFARDEVRGAPSA from the coding sequence GTGACCGATCCGACCCTGCCCTACGCCCCCCATGACGACGACCGCCCGCCGGTGCCCAGCTTGGCCGTGGCCGACGGCATCCAGCCCTTTCACCTGCGCGACAAGCCGGTGCGCGGGCGGCTGGTGAAGCTCGGCCCGCTGGCGGAGGCGCTGCTGTCGCGCCACGACAACCCGGACGTGGTGCGCAAGCTGACCGGCCAGGCGCTGGCATTGACCGCGGGCCTCGCGACGGCATTGAAGTTCCAGGGGTCCTTCAGCCTGCAGGCCAAGGGCGACGGCGCCGTGCCCATGCTGCTGGCCGATTGCACCGACGCCGGCACGCTGCGCGGCTATGCGCGGGCCGAGCCGGACCGGTTGGCGCTGTTGAACGGCGCGGACGCCGAGGCCGGCGCGCTGCTGGGCAGCGGCTACCTGGCCTTCACGGTGGACCAGGGGCCGGACATGGAGCGCTACCAGGGCATCGTCTCGATCGAGGGCGAAACGCTGGCGGACATGACGCAGCACTACTTCGCCACCTCCGAGCAGCTGGCGAGCCGCGTGTGGCTGGCCGCCGGGCAAACGCCGCAGGGCTGGCGCGCCACCGCGCTGATCCTGGAGCGGGTCGCGGCCGAGGGCGGCATCGACGCCGTGACCAGCAGCGCCGAGCACGACGATGCCTGGGACACCGCCCTGGCGCTCGCCGCCACGGTCAAGGACAGCGAGATGCTGGACGACGCGCTGAGCGCGCCGCAGCTGCTGCACCGGCTGTTCCATGCCGAAGGGCTGGTGGTCGACCCGCCGCGGCCGCTGGCCTATGGCTGCCGCTGCTCGCGCGCCAAGCTGTCCGGCGTGTTGCAGGGCTTCGGCGACGCGGATCTGGACGAGATGACGCAATCGGGCGAAATCTCCATGACCTGCGAGTTCTGCAACACCACCTTCCGCTTCGCGCGGGACGAGGTGCGCGGCGCGCCAAGCGCATAA
- a CDS encoding ABC transporter ATP-binding protein has translation MSLLSIEGLTVALPKGGDRPDALRDVTLELGPNEILCVVGESGSGKSMTAGAVMGLLPEGVRATAGRVMFEGRDLLALSEPELRRLRGRRIGMVFQEPMTALNPLRSIGSQIGEMFRVHTRLSAAERDARVLALLDQVRIPDPAAAARAFPHELSGGQRQRAMIAMALALDPVLLICDEPTTALDVTTQAQILQLIRDLQRRTGTAVLFITHDFGVVADIADRVAVMRQGEVVEQGPAAQVLNRPAHPYTRALVAAVPPLAPPATRPLSAEAVLRVENLSKTYRKAGFLGRNARVTHAVRDVSLNLPRGGTLGIVGESGSGKSTLARCLVRLLDPDAGRVSIDGQDRLALSKPDLRRDARRIQMVFQDPYASLNPRRRVGELVAQGPMVHGTPRAEAMAQARELFGLVGLDAASLDRFPHEFSGGQRQRIGLARALAMKPEVLVADEPVSALDVSVQAQVLRLLAELRERLGLSMVFITHDLRVAAQLCDRIAVMRNGSVVEEGAAAEIFANPRHDYTRALFAAVPGRGWVPPVAYGTETA, from the coding sequence ATGAGCCTGCTGTCGATCGAGGGTCTGACGGTCGCGCTGCCCAAGGGCGGCGACCGCCCCGACGCGCTGCGCGACGTGACGCTGGAGCTCGGCCCCAACGAGATCCTCTGCGTGGTTGGCGAAAGCGGCTCCGGCAAGTCCATGACGGCGGGCGCCGTGATGGGCCTGCTGCCGGAAGGCGTGCGCGCCACCGCCGGGCGCGTGATGTTCGAGGGGCGCGACCTCCTGGCGCTGTCCGAGCCGGAGCTGCGCCGCCTGCGCGGCCGGCGCATCGGCATGGTGTTCCAGGAGCCGATGACGGCGCTCAACCCGCTGCGTTCCATCGGCAGCCAGATCGGCGAGATGTTCCGCGTCCATACCAGGCTTTCCGCCGCCGAGCGCGATGCCCGCGTGCTGGCGCTGCTGGACCAGGTGCGCATCCCCGACCCCGCCGCCGCGGCGCGCGCCTTTCCGCACGAGCTGTCCGGCGGCCAGCGGCAGCGGGCGATGATCGCCATGGCGCTGGCGCTGGACCCCGTGCTGCTGATCTGCGACGAGCCGACCACGGCGCTGGACGTCACCACCCAGGCGCAGATCCTGCAGCTGATCCGAGACTTGCAGCGCCGCACCGGCACCGCCGTGCTGTTCATCACCCACGATTTCGGCGTGGTGGCCGACATCGCCGACCGCGTGGCGGTGATGCGCCAGGGCGAGGTGGTGGAGCAGGGGCCGGCGGCGCAGGTGCTCAACCGCCCGGCGCATCCCTATACCCGCGCGCTGGTCGCCGCCGTGCCGCCGCTGGCGCCGCCGGCGACGCGGCCGCTGTCTGCCGAAGCGGTGTTGCGTGTGGAGAACCTGTCCAAGACCTATCGCAAAGCCGGGTTCCTGGGCCGCAATGCGCGGGTAACGCATGCGGTGCGCGATGTCTCGCTCAACCTGCCGCGCGGCGGCACGCTGGGCATCGTGGGCGAAAGCGGTTCCGGCAAGTCCACGCTCGCCCGCTGCCTGGTGCGGCTGCTGGATCCCGATGCGGGGCGCGTGTCCATTGACGGGCAGGACCGGCTGGCCCTGTCGAAACCCGATCTGCGGCGCGACGCGCGGCGCATCCAGATGGTGTTCCAGGACCCCTATGCCAGTCTCAACCCCCGCCGCCGCGTGGGCGAGCTGGTGGCGCAGGGGCCGATGGTCCATGGCACCCCGCGTGCCGAGGCCATGGCTCAGGCGCGCGAGTTGTTCGGGCTGGTGGGGCTGGACGCGGCCTCGCTGGACCGCTTTCCGCATGAATTCTCCGGCGGCCAGCGGCAACGCATCGGCCTGGCGCGCGCCCTGGCCATGAAGCCAGAGGTGCTGGTGGCGGACGAGCCCGTCTCGGCCCTCGACGTGTCGGTGCAGGCGCAGGTGCTGCGGCTGCTGGCGGAACTGCGGGAGCGGCTCGGGCTGTCCATGGTGTTCATCACCCATGACCTGCGCGTGGCGGCGCAGCTTTGCGACCGCATCGCCGTGATGCGCAACGGCTCGGTGGTCGAGGAGGGGGCGGCGGCCGAGATCTTCGCCAACCCCCGCCACGACTACACCCGCGCGCTGTTCGCCGCCGTGCCGGGGCGGGGGTGGGTTCCGCCGGTGGCCTACGGCACCGAAACGGCCTAG
- a CDS encoding ABC transporter permease, with translation MRILSLALRRLAASLPTLLLILVGLFLLLQLAPGDTVDALMAQMGGGDPAQMEQLRSFYGLDAPVLVQLARYLWRLVRLDLGFSAIYGKPVSSVILERLPVTLLLMGISLCFAFAAGMALGVLAARRANKWPDALISTLGLIFYATPSFWFGMMGIVVFAIKLSWLPAGGFEEIGTGATGLARVAGIAWHLVLPVSTLALIFLATYLRIMRASMLEVLSLDFVRTARAKGLSQTGVLLRHVLRNALLPGLTLIGLQAGTMLGGSVVVESVFNLPGLGRLAYESVVQRDLNTLLGIVFVSALLVISVNFVVDLLYAKLDPRIVADR, from the coding sequence ATGCGCATCCTGTCGCTGGCGCTGCGCCGGCTGGCCGCCAGCCTGCCGACGCTGCTGCTGATCCTGGTCGGGCTGTTCCTGCTGCTGCAGCTCGCGCCGGGGGACACGGTGGACGCGCTGATGGCCCAGATGGGCGGCGGCGACCCGGCGCAGATGGAGCAGCTCCGCTCCTTCTACGGGCTGGACGCGCCGGTGCTGGTGCAGCTCGCGCGCTATCTGTGGCGGCTGGTGCGGCTCGACCTCGGCTTCTCGGCCATCTACGGCAAGCCCGTGTCGTCGGTGATCCTGGAGCGGCTGCCGGTGACGCTGCTGCTGATGGGCATCTCGCTGTGCTTCGCCTTTGCGGCGGGCATGGCGCTGGGCGTGCTGGCGGCGCGGCGGGCCAACAAGTGGCCGGACGCGCTGATCTCCACCCTGGGGCTGATCTTCTACGCCACGCCGTCCTTCTGGTTCGGCATGATGGGCATCGTGGTCTTCGCCATCAAGCTGTCCTGGCTGCCCGCCGGCGGGTTCGAGGAGATTGGCACCGGCGCCACCGGGCTGGCGCGGGTGGCGGGCATCGCCTGGCACCTGGTGCTGCCGGTGAGCACGCTGGCGCTGATCTTCCTGGCGACCTACCTGCGCATCATGCGCGCCTCCATGCTGGAGGTCTTGAGCCTCGACTTCGTGCGCACGGCGCGCGCCAAGGGGCTGAGCCAGACCGGCGTGCTGCTGCGCCATGTGCTGCGCAACGCGCTGCTGCCAGGGCTGACGCTGATCGGCCTGCAGGCCGGCACCATGCTGGGCGGCTCCGTGGTGGTGGAAAGCGTGTTCAACCTGCCTGGCCTGGGGCGGCTCGCCTATGAATCCGTGGTGCAACGGGACCTCAACACGCTGCTCGGCATCGTCTTCGTGTCCGCGCTGCTGGTGATCTCCGTGAACTTCGTGGTCGACCTGCTCTACGCCAAGCTCGACCCGCGCATCGTGGCGGACCGCTGA
- a CDS encoding ABC transporter permease, with the protein MSLLRRYLRSPAAVGGLVLLLLVVGMAFSAGWVFPRDPLSLAGRPLQWPGASPRFWLGTDNTGRDIAAQVFHGARVSLLIGIVATAISIGIGIVVGALAGFYGGWVDTVLMRVAEAFQTLPNFILLLVLVAVFGSDIQTVTVAIGIVSWPPSARLTRAEFLSLRSREFVQACRVLGMRDARIIFREILPNALPPVIVYASVIMATAILLESALAFLNLSDPNVASWGNLIGAGKNVLRVQWYVSAIPGVAILLTVLAVSLVGQGLNDALNPRLRSR; encoded by the coding sequence ATGAGCCTGCTTCGCCGCTACCTGCGCAGCCCCGCCGCCGTGGGCGGGCTGGTGCTGCTGCTGCTGGTCGTCGGGATGGCGTTCAGCGCCGGCTGGGTGTTCCCGCGCGACCCGCTGTCGCTGGCCGGGCGGCCGCTGCAATGGCCCGGCGCCAGCCCGCGCTTCTGGCTGGGCACGGACAACACGGGGCGCGACATCGCGGCGCAGGTCTTCCACGGCGCGCGCGTGTCGCTGCTGATCGGTATCGTGGCCACCGCCATCTCCATCGGCATCGGCATCGTGGTGGGTGCGCTGGCGGGCTTCTATGGCGGCTGGGTGGACACGGTGTTGATGCGGGTGGCGGAGGCCTTCCAGACGCTGCCCAACTTCATCCTGCTGCTGGTGCTGGTGGCGGTGTTCGGCTCCGACATCCAGACCGTGACGGTGGCCATCGGCATCGTGTCCTGGCCGCCCTCGGCGCGGCTGACGCGGGCGGAGTTCCTGTCGCTGCGCTCGCGCGAGTTCGTGCAGGCCTGCCGCGTGCTGGGCATGCGGGACGCGCGCATCATCTTCCGCGAGATCCTGCCCAACGCCCTGCCGCCGGTCATCGTCTATGCCAGCGTCATCATGGCCACCGCCATCCTGCTGGAAAGCGCGCTGGCCTTTCTCAACCTGTCCGACCCCAACGTCGCGAGCTGGGGCAATCTGATCGGCGCCGGCAAGAACGTCCTGCGCGTGCAGTGGTACGTGTCCGCCATTCCCGGGGTCGCCATCCTGCTCACGGTGCTGGCGGTGTCGCTGGTCGGGCAGGGGCTGAACGACGCCCTGAACCCGAGGCTGAGGTCCCGATGA
- a CDS encoding acyl-CoA dehydrogenase family protein: MLAHDSAATAIDPVALADGLARGFAARAAAQQGFPAENHRELHASGYLRLLLPRDQGGTEGGLLPMVRAQERLAQGDAATALVVSMALVVMGKLREDRPWPAEVFAEVCGGMLRDGGAINNCVTEPELGSISRGGIPRSRATPVDGGWLVEGHKIFVTGAPALRWFLTAVVLPPSGAAPDGELATAIVAAGSPGLRIVDSWDGAMSLRGSGNSDVFYDKVFVPDRLMVERVPIGQRQGSAGGKASAPGLGPWSLAISAVYLGIGQAALEAACDYANTRVPTALGQPIAGQLHIQQRIGEMQAVLLAARATLHETARLWTERPDLRAELPARIAAAKYLCTNAACTATEHGLRVAGGFSLTAALPLERHFRDARAGLFQPPQDDLALGVIGRAALARRCGADTAP; this comes from the coding sequence ATGCTGGCCCATGACAGCGCCGCCACGGCCATCGACCCCGTGGCCCTGGCCGACGGGCTGGCCCGCGGCTTCGCGGCACGCGCCGCCGCGCAGCAGGGCTTTCCCGCCGAGAACCATCGCGAACTGCACGCCAGCGGCTACCTGCGCCTGTTGCTGCCGCGCGACCAGGGCGGCACGGAAGGCGGCCTGCTGCCCATGGTGCGGGCCCAGGAACGCCTGGCACAGGGGGATGCCGCAACCGCCCTGGTGGTGTCCATGGCCCTGGTGGTGATGGGCAAGCTGCGCGAGGACCGCCCCTGGCCGGCGGAGGTCTTCGCCGAGGTGTGCGGGGGCATGCTGCGCGACGGCGGCGCCATCAACAACTGCGTCACCGAGCCGGAGCTCGGCAGCATCTCGCGCGGCGGCATCCCGCGCTCCCGCGCCACGCCGGTGGATGGCGGCTGGCTGGTGGAAGGCCACAAGATCTTTGTCACCGGCGCGCCGGCGCTGCGCTGGTTCCTCACCGCCGTGGTGCTGCCGCCAAGCGGCGCGGCACCGGATGGCGAGCTGGCCACCGCCATTGTCGCCGCCGGCTCGCCGGGGCTGCGCATCGTGGACAGCTGGGACGGCGCCATGAGCCTGCGCGGCTCGGGCAATTCCGATGTCTTCTACGACAAGGTCTTCGTGCCGGACCGGCTGATGGTGGAGCGCGTGCCGATCGGGCAGCGGCAGGGCTCGGCCGGGGGCAAGGCCTCCGCGCCCGGGCTTGGGCCATGGTCGCTGGCCATCTCTGCGGTGTATCTGGGCATCGGCCAGGCAGCGCTGGAAGCGGCCTGCGACTATGCCAACACCCGTGTGCCCACGGCGCTGGGCCAGCCCATCGCCGGGCAACTTCATATCCAGCAGCGCATCGGCGAGATGCAGGCGGTGCTGCTGGCCGCGCGCGCCACGCTGCACGAGACGGCGCGCCTGTGGACCGAGCGGCCGGACCTGCGCGCCGAGCTGCCGGCCCGCATCGCCGCCGCCAAATACCTTTGCACCAATGCCGCCTGCACCGCCACGGAACACGGGCTGCGCGTTGCCGGTGGCTTCAGCCTGACCGCCGCGCTGCCGCTGGAGCGTCACTTCCGCGATGCCCGCGCCGGGCTGTTCCAGCCGCCGCAGGACGACCTCGCGCTCGGCGTCATCGGCCGCGCGGCCCTGGCGCGTCGGTGCGGGGCGGACACGGCGCCGTAG
- the argF gene encoding ornithine carbamoyltransferase, with product MQGGGAKAPRHFLELSDFAGPELRRMLDLAAEAKRGGVTAQPLAGKTVALIFEKPSTRTRVSFEVGIRQLGGHAVVLSSKDMQLGRGESAADTAKVLSRYVDAIMLRTDSVAKLRELAEHATVPVINGLTDVSHPCQLMADILTFEEHRGPIAGQTVAWLGDGNNVARSFIQAAARFGFTLRLATPPELAPPAQLVDWARREGATIELTTDPVAAVRGARCVVTDTWVSMSDEKDGGPSARHNMLAPYQVNAALMQHAAADAVVMHCLPAHRGEEITAEVIDGPQSVVFDEAENRLHAQKGVLLWALGAN from the coding sequence ATGCAGGGCGGGGGGGCGAAAGCCCCCCGCCACTTCCTGGAGCTGTCCGATTTCGCGGGCCCCGAGCTGCGCCGCATGCTCGACCTCGCGGCCGAGGCCAAGCGCGGCGGCGTCACCGCCCAGCCGCTGGCCGGCAAGACCGTGGCGCTGATCTTCGAGAAGCCTTCCACCCGCACCCGCGTGTCCTTTGAGGTCGGCATCCGCCAGCTCGGCGGGCACGCGGTGGTGCTGTCGTCCAAGGACATGCAGCTCGGGCGCGGCGAAAGCGCGGCCGACACCGCCAAGGTGCTGTCCCGCTACGTGGACGCCATCATGCTGCGCACCGACAGCGTGGCCAAGCTGCGGGAACTCGCCGAGCACGCCACCGTGCCGGTAATCAACGGCCTGACCGACGTGTCCCACCCCTGCCAGTTGATGGCCGACATCCTCACCTTCGAGGAGCATCGCGGTCCCATTGCCGGCCAGACGGTGGCCTGGCTGGGCGACGGCAACAACGTCGCGCGCTCCTTCATCCAGGCCGCCGCGCGCTTCGGATTCACCCTGCGCCTCGCCACCCCACCCGAGCTGGCGCCGCCGGCGCAGCTGGTGGACTGGGCGCGGCGCGAGGGCGCGACCATCGAGCTGACCACCGACCCGGTGGCCGCCGTGCGCGGCGCCCGCTGCGTGGTGACCGACACCTGGGTCAGCATGTCGGACGAAAAGGACGGCGGCCCCAGCGCCCGCCACAACATGCTGGCCCCCTATCAGGTCAATGCCGCGCTGATGCAGCACGCGGCGGCCGACGCGGTGGTGATGCACTGCCTGCCGGCGCATCGCGGCGAGGAGATCACCGCCGAGGTGATCGACGGCCCGCAGTCGGTGGTCTTCGACGAGGCCGAGAACCGCCTGCACGCGCAGAAGGGCGTGCTGCTCTGGGCGCTCGGCGCCAATTGA